In the Musa acuminata AAA Group cultivar baxijiao unplaced genomic scaffold, Cavendish_Baxijiao_AAA HiC_scaffold_750, whole genome shotgun sequence genome, ATAGAATAGAAATTCTGATTCATTCAGATCAAGCTTCCTTCCTATTAATCTGGAAGTTCTTCTCAGATACAAGGAAATGATTCAGTTCTAGAGCTAAAGATCGTAGTTCTCGAACGAGCAATCGAAAAGATTCTGGAGCATCTTCTGGGTTagatactcttcctccaatgatcGTAGCACCAAGTACTTCTTGACGAGCTCTAATATGATCAGATTTATAAGTAAGCATCTCTTGTAAAATATGAGCAACACCAAATCCCTCTAGAGCCCAAACTTCCATTTCCCCTACTCGTTGTCCCCCTTGCTTCGCCCTTCCTCTAAGGGGTTGTTGTGTAACAAGTGCGTAATGTCCACTAGAACGTCCATGGATTTTATCATCAACTTgatgaattaattttaaaatataggacTTTCCTATTAGAACAGGTTGTTCAAAAGGATTTCCTGTTCTTCCATCAAATATTCTGCTTTTTCCCGGATATTCGGGTTCAAATACCCATGGATTTTTTGTTTGCTTACTGGCTTCATATAATTCGGAAAACACTAGTTTTCTCGAAGCCTCTTGCTCATATCTCTCATCAAAAGGTGCTATTCTATAATGTCTCTTTAGCAGATCCCCCGCTAACCCGAGCGAGCATTCAAATATCTGTCCCACATTCATTCGTGATGGTACTCCTAATGGGTTGAAGACCATATCAACAGGTGTTCCATCTTGCAAATAGGGCATATCTTGTCTAGgcaaaatttttgaaatgatacCCTTATTCCCATGTCTTCCAGCTACTTTATCACCTACTTTGATTTCACGTTTCTGTGAAATATATACACGAATCATTTCTGAATTATAACAGGAACCCCCCTTTTTCCGGATCCATCTCACATCAATAACGCGACCTCTTCCGCCTATAGTAGTTTTAGAGAAGTTTCTTTTGCAGTGGATACCTGAATTCCAAGTATGGCTCGTAATAATCTATCCTCTGGAGCATACGACGATTCGTTTGCTGTCTGAGGTGTTAATTTACCTACtaaaatatcacctgtttctaccCAAGATCCCAGCATCACAACTCCATTTCTGTCTAAATTGCGGAGTAAATGAGCCTCTAGATGTGGTATTTCCTTAGTGATTCTTTCAGGTCCTTGCTTGTCACATGAGTCTGAATTTCATATTTCCGGATGTGAAAAGAAGTATAAATATCTTCATATACCAGACGTTCGCTAATTAGTACTGCGTCTTCAGAATTGTAACCCTCCCATGGCATATAAGCTACTAATACGTTTTTCCTAAAGCAAGTTCCCCCCCAACTGTAGCCGCACCGTCCGCTAAAATTTGTCCTTTATTTAATGCATTTACCCCGCGGAACCTGAGGTTTTTGATGCATACAAGTATTTTTGTTGGAACGTTGATAGATAACTAATGGAATACTTATACTTATAGTAGTGTCCCCATTACTTGATAAAATGATCTTGTGAGGGTCAGTATAAATGATCTTTCCCTCGTGTTCGGCTATAGCGGAAACCCCGAATCCAGAGCCGTTTGGCGTTCCAGTCCAGTTCCAACAATGCACCTCTCGGACTGAGAAAGCGGAACTGCTTGGCGCTGCATATTAGAACTCATTAAAGCCCGATTCGCATCATTATGCTCGATAAAAGGAATGAGGGAAGCTCCAATAGAAAATATTGGAAGGGAAAAATACTTCTAAGATGAATCTGTTCCCATGCAATAGTCAGGAACTCTTGACGGTATCGGGCTGGAACAACCTGTTCTTCCTGAATACCCCGATTCAAGGCCAAAGAATTTCCCGCTGCTACCATATAATATTCATCTCTATTTGGTGATAAATAAACTATCTGTGCTCTTTGATCTTTCAGATATTTCATAAAATGGACTCTCTATAGATCCCCAATGGCCAATCCTCACATGAATGGCTAAGGATCCAATAAGTCCAACATTGATTCCTTCGGACGTGTCAATTGGACAAATACGTCCATAGTGGCTAGGATGAATATCTCGTATCCGAAAACTAGCAGTTCGCCCCGTCAATCCTCCAGGACCCAAATAACTCAATTTTCGCCCATGAACGATTTGTGTCAATGGATTAGTTCGATCCAAAACTTGAGATAAAGGATGTAGGCCAAAAAACGATTCATAAGTGGTTGTTAATGAAGTTGAAGTTACCAAATTTTGAGGAGTCGGTATCAATTTATGCCGAATTGCTCCACATATAGTTCCTCGAACCGCATTTTCTAAACGAACAAGAGCCAGTCCGAATTGATCCTGTAACAGATCCGCTATAGAACGAATCCGTTTATTTTTCAAGTGATTCATATCGTCAAGTGTACCCATTCCAAATTTAATTCCGATCAAATGATCCGCAGCAGCCAATACATCTCGTGGTAATAAAAATGTATTGTTCTGAGGTATATCAAGATTCAGTCTCCGGTTCATAtttcgtcgaccaatccttcctaattcacatctttgttgaaaaatTTCTTTTGTAATTCTTTACATAAAGACTCAGAAATACCGGATCCCCGCCTACACAAGCAAATTGTTGATAAAATTCcaaaatagcattttcttttgacccaatcttttttttctccttatcattcgggaaagacaagaaaatttcagggtaacaaacattatctagaatttctcttagattcgaacccatagctgatgatagaattagaatagatattttttgtttcctacttacacgggcccatatccttgcttttctatcaatttctattccgatcttcctccccaatctgatattattgtgctggtatagacagaaattccgttatggtccaattctgaacggtagtaaataccaggactttgcaatatttgattgatcacaattctgtatattccatttactataaaggttcccagggaattcattaggggaatgtttccaataaaaacggtttgttcttgcatatctctaccggttttccaaattaatcccgcgggtacatataattcagaagaatatgtgagtgattcatacacagcatctctttcgtttatcaagggttctaccaattgatatctttccacaaataatttaaattcaatttctTGATCTGTATCTTCAATTTTTGGAAACTTATGAAATTCTTCCGTCAAGCCCTCATTAATGAACCTACAAAATCCCTCAAATTGGATCTGACTAATCCAGGTATTGTGGACATTCCCTCATTTCCATCATTCCGGAGCATCTTAATCTTAAGTTTCCTGTTTATTGAAAAATCCCATTATTAGCTCACTATTTATCGAACCATACGGATCGATCTAGCAATGATGGAATGTATATTCTGTTTACTGAATCACATGAAATTTTAGCCAACTCCATATACCATATATGTATTTCATACGTATGAACGGAAATGAGACAGAGGAATGAAGAGCATTTTCGACGCAAGTTCGAATTTGCGACAGGTACAACaggaacaatatagagtttccctttttagcatacttaattttatttGAGTTCATTTCATGTTCAAAAAAAATTTCGAATTATTTTTTTGCTAGTAGAATATATAGAATATGATTGAATTGCGTAATAGGAGTAATATTTATTAAGTGCATGCCAATATAGCTATCTACCTGTCCGCATATCACATCTTTTATCGTAATTTCACTTGTGGCAACAGAAGTCAGGTCGCACTATATCATAATTCCTATTTTTTCTATTGCATatagaaaatgaaaaaagaaggcacgacgattctctatagggatatgggatatgtacataagagcggtatctgtgtaacaatttctgttttgaggtttacatatacacatatatattgttataatttatattgttataattgaaattgaaaaagattgattattgaaaataattgatactgaattagtcataaatcaatttgattttgttatgccattaaggaaacgcaacaatttgagatacaaattgaagaacctttcgctaattcaaacaacaaaacaaatagttaatggttccaatttgcctgaatttttcagtctttgaccagaaatctattttttatcttatttggatcgaatttggtttggcgacatggccaagtggtaaggcgggggactgcaaatcctttatccccagttcaaatctgggtgtcgcctgatcaacaaaaaacttgggatttcttattctgctgatttaactcgacgaattctgtccccggagaaggagaggcaaaaggataagcctatcgatactttatttttagaatctgtagttctataaagaaagtcaatttttttaaagaaagtcaattttttttctaaaaatccgggctttgggtgtggcccaaaccggtacaaatagggatgaagtaagccttacttattaatatgattatgattttaatatgattatgattggttcggacatttatttataagtagaataaataaatagtgaaagtaaattctgggattcaaaactacgaaagtaagaggtcggaaatcttggtatccaaaggttcctaaaggacactccatttttgctactaggattgaagaagagattgtacgaaagactatcaagaattcCTAATTATTTTACACTACCACCGTTGTGTCTACTGACTCTGTCTGGAATTCGATTGGAT is a window encoding:
- the LOC135663717 gene encoding DNA-directed RNA polymerase subunit beta-like, which translates into the protein MPLSSSGSGHLSFKEAAGIRLPLGVLRKEVDHGLSISLEGILPGSMPERLMGTDYSCDKQGPERITKEIPHLEAHLLRNLDRNGVVMLGSWVETGDILVGKLTPQTANESSYAPEDRLLRAILGIQKREIKVGDKVAGRHGNKGIISKILPRQDMPYLQDGTPVDMVFNPLGVPSRMNVGQIFECSLGLAGDLLKRHYRIAPFDERYEQEASRKLVFSELYEASKQTKNPWVFEPEYPGKSRIFDGRTGNPFEQPVLIGKSYILKLIHQVDDKIHGRSSGHYALVTQQPLRGRAKQGGQRVGEMEVWALEGFGVAHILQEMLTYKSDHIRARQEVLGATIIGGRVSNPEDAPESFRLLVRELRSLALELNHFLVSEKNFQINRKEA